Proteins encoded in a region of the Raphanus sativus cultivar WK10039 chromosome 8, ASM80110v3, whole genome shotgun sequence genome:
- the LOC130498808 gene encoding uncharacterized protein LOC130498808 produces MDTFVIVIIIVCAGIVLPSLVLCCVLTHRKQTPLTSQSRDLEMGKTGSKDGGLVVLTRNVSITATTVAEAVIIADSGGGGGCCCGCDDGGGGDGGGDGGGCGGCGGCGG; encoded by the coding sequence atggATACTTTTGTAATTGTCATTATTATAGTATGTGCCGGTATTGTTTTGCCGTCTCTCGTCTTATGTTGTGTCCTCACTCACAGGAAGCAAACGCCTTTAACGTCGCAGTCGCGAGATTTGGAAATGGGTAAAACGGGATCAAAAGATGGAGGCCTTGTTGTTTTGACAAGGAATGTTTCAATTACAGCTACTACGGTAGCTGAGGCTGTGATCATCGCAGATTCTGGCGGTGGGGGCGGCTGTTGTTGTGGATGTGATGATGGTGGAGgcggagatggaggaggagacgGTGGTGGTTGTGGAGGTTGCGGCGGCTGTGGAGGCTAA